The following are from one region of the Cytobacillus firmus genome:
- a CDS encoding phosphatidate cytidylyltransferase, which yields MKQRIITAIIFGAILLPIIILGGMPIIILAYLLASIALFELLKMRNLSLFSIPGIISLLLLWIFLLPKEFQSILDDMNYTKIEVALFGVLLFLTYTVATKNKFTFDDVAFSIMSTLYVGIGFYYFMETRFADQGLTYLFFALFLIWATDSGAYFIGKAMGKKKLWPEISPNKTIEGSLGGVVCALAVAVLFIIFTDIDESLLGLLVITAILSVFGQIGDLVESALKRHYNVKDSGNILPGHGGILDRFDSLLFVLPLLHFFHLL from the coding sequence ATGAAACAGCGTATTATCACAGCTATTATATTTGGAGCAATCCTCCTGCCGATCATTATCCTTGGAGGCATGCCAATCATCATCCTGGCATATTTGCTGGCATCCATTGCCCTATTTGAATTATTGAAAATGAGAAATTTAAGTTTATTCTCGATTCCAGGCATTATTTCTTTATTATTATTGTGGATTTTCCTTTTGCCTAAAGAATTTCAGTCAATCCTGGATGATATGAATTATACAAAAATTGAGGTAGCTCTTTTTGGAGTGCTTCTTTTCTTAACGTATACAGTCGCGACAAAAAACAAATTTACTTTTGATGATGTAGCTTTTTCGATTATGTCAACTTTATATGTGGGCATAGGGTTTTACTATTTTATGGAGACCCGCTTCGCCGATCAAGGCCTGACCTACCTCTTTTTTGCACTTTTCCTTATTTGGGCCACAGATTCAGGTGCCTATTTTATAGGGAAAGCTATGGGGAAGAAGAAGCTTTGGCCTGAAATCAGTCCAAATAAGACTATTGAAGGTTCGCTTGGCGGTGTAGTCTGTGCTCTGGCAGTTGCGGTGTTATTTATTATCTTTACAGATATTGATGAATCTCTGCTTGGGTTATTAGTAATTACAGCAATCCTGTCAGTGTTTGGTCAAATAGGGGATTTAGTGGAATCAGCATTAAAGCGTCATTATAATGTAAAAGACTCAGGAAATATTTTGCCTGGCCATGGCGGAATTCTGGACCGTTTTGACAGTTTATTATTCGTCCTGCCATTGCTCCATTTTTTTCACCTGCTGTAA
- a CDS encoding isoprenyl transferase, whose amino-acid sequence MFDKMKLWKSQNSSSNLRERVEKIKELQIPEHVAIIMDGNGRWAKKRALPRIAGHHEGMKVVRKITRFASDIGVKTLTLYAFSTENWKRPKMEVDFLMKLPEEFLGTFLPELIEENVQVRMIGYFDHLPAHTRNAVSKAMEETKNNTGLVLNFALNYGSRAEILEAVRHVLNDCKSGIMNENELNEEKFSSYLMTGGLKDPDLLIRTSGEIRLSNFMLWQLAYTEFWFTDVLWPDFNEEQMLEAIEVFQSRQRRFGGVQ is encoded by the coding sequence ATGTTTGATAAAATGAAGTTATGGAAGTCCCAAAACAGTTCTTCCAATCTCCGAGAGAGAGTTGAAAAAATAAAAGAATTACAAATACCTGAGCATGTTGCCATCATTATGGATGGGAATGGCAGGTGGGCCAAAAAACGAGCGCTCCCGAGAATTGCCGGCCATCATGAGGGAATGAAGGTCGTCAGAAAAATCACCAGATTTGCAAGCGATATTGGAGTGAAGACTCTAACCTTATATGCATTCTCAACTGAGAATTGGAAACGTCCTAAAATGGAAGTGGACTTTCTTATGAAGCTGCCAGAGGAATTTCTGGGAACTTTCCTTCCTGAACTGATAGAAGAGAATGTGCAGGTAAGAATGATTGGTTATTTTGACCACCTGCCTGCTCATACGCGAAATGCAGTTTCCAAAGCGATGGAAGAGACAAAAAACAACACCGGATTGGTGCTGAACTTTGCATTAAATTATGGGAGCAGAGCAGAAATACTCGAAGCCGTCAGGCATGTCTTAAATGATTGCAAAAGTGGTATAATGAATGAAAATGAATTGAATGAAGAAAAATTCTCATCCTACCTTATGACAGGCGGACTAAAGGATCCTGATCTGCTGATACGTACAAGCGGTGAAATCAGATTAAGCAATTTTATGCTCTGGCAGCTTGCATACACAGAATTCTGGTTTACGGATGTCTTATGGCCGGATTTTAATGAAGAGCAAATGCTTGAAGCGATCGAAGTATTCCAAAGCCGCCAAAGGCGTTTTGGAGGAGTACAATAA
- the pyrH gene encoding UMP kinase, which translates to MSSPKFKRVVLKLSGEALAGEQGFGINPSVIKSIAAQVKDLAELGVEVAVVVGGGNIWRGKIGEEMGMDRANADYMGMLATIMNSLALQDSLENLGVETRVQTSIEMRQVAEPYIRRRAIRHLEKKRVVIFAAGTGNPYFSTDTTAALRAAEIEAEVILMAKNNVDGVYSADPRVDKNAKKYDELSYLDVLKEGLAVMDSTASSLCMDNNIPLIVFSIMEKGNINRAVMGETIGTIVRGKNNAKTSYFRCKRKND; encoded by the coding sequence ATGAGCAGCCCAAAATTCAAACGCGTGGTCTTGAAATTAAGTGGAGAAGCTTTAGCAGGAGAGCAAGGTTTCGGAATTAATCCTTCAGTGATTAAATCAATTGCTGCACAGGTTAAGGATCTGGCTGAGTTGGGTGTCGAAGTTGCTGTTGTAGTTGGCGGCGGAAACATTTGGCGAGGAAAGATCGGAGAAGAAATGGGTATGGACAGAGCAAATGCAGACTATATGGGTATGCTTGCAACTATTATGAACTCATTGGCATTACAGGATAGCCTCGAGAATCTTGGAGTGGAGACGAGAGTTCAAACTTCAATCGAGATGAGACAGGTTGCTGAACCGTACATCCGCAGAAGAGCCATCCGCCATCTCGAGAAAAAGCGGGTTGTAATCTTTGCTGCGGGAACCGGAAATCCTTACTTCTCTACTGATACTACAGCAGCATTGCGAGCTGCAGAAATTGAAGCAGAAGTAATTCTTATGGCGAAAAACAATGTGGATGGCGTCTATTCAGCTGATCCCCGTGTTGATAAAAACGCAAAGAAATACGATGAACTTTCCTATCTTGATGTATTGAAAGAAGGATTGGCAGTAATGGATTCTACAGCATCATCTTTATGCATGGATAACAACATTCCGTTAATTGTATTTTCAATCATGGAAAAAGGCAATATTAACCGCGCCGTAATGGGTGAAACAATCGGAACAATCGTTAGGGGAAAAAATAATGCCAAAACAAGTTATTTCAGATGCAAAAGAAAGAATGACTAA
- the tsf gene encoding translation elongation factor Ts encodes MAITAQMVKELREKTGAGMMDCKKALQETEGDMEKAIDFLREKGIAKAAKKGDRIAAEGLTTVKVDGNEAVILEVNSETDFVAKNEGFQTLVKEIAEHLLSAKPASVEEATGQTLANGATLESHINSAIAKIGEKLSLRRFEIKTKTDNDAFGAYLHMGGRIGVLTVLEGTTDEEAAKDVAMHIAALNPKYVSRDEVSQDEVERERQVLTQQALNEGKPENIVAKMVEGRLGKYFEDVCVNDQAFVKNPDQKVGKFVESKGGKIREFVRYEVGEGIEKREDNFAEEVMNQVKK; translated from the coding sequence ATGGCAATTACTGCTCAAATGGTTAAAGAACTTCGTGAAAAAACAGGCGCAGGCATGATGGACTGCAAAAAAGCTCTTCAGGAAACTGAAGGTGATATGGAAAAAGCAATCGACTTCCTTCGTGAAAAAGGAATTGCTAAAGCTGCTAAAAAAGGTGACCGTATTGCTGCAGAAGGTCTTACTACTGTTAAGGTTGACGGAAACGAAGCAGTTATCCTTGAAGTAAACTCTGAAACTGATTTCGTTGCTAAAAACGAAGGATTCCAAACACTTGTTAAGGAAATCGCTGAGCATTTACTTTCTGCAAAGCCGGCTTCTGTAGAAGAAGCAACTGGCCAGACATTGGCTAACGGTGCTACTTTAGAATCTCACATCAATAGTGCAATTGCTAAAATTGGTGAGAAGCTTTCTCTTCGCCGCTTCGAAATCAAAACAAAAACTGACAACGATGCATTTGGTGCGTACCTTCACATGGGCGGACGCATTGGTGTCTTAACAGTTCTTGAAGGAACAACTGACGAAGAAGCAGCGAAAGATGTTGCAATGCATATTGCAGCCCTGAATCCTAAATATGTATCCCGTGATGAAGTGTCACAGGACGAAGTAGAGCGCGAGCGTCAAGTATTGACTCAGCAGGCTCTTAACGAGGGTAAGCCGGAAAACATCGTTGCAAAGATGGTTGAAGGACGTCTTGGTAAGTATTTTGAAGATGTTTGCGTAAACGACCAGGCTTTTGTTAAAAACCCTGATCAAAAAGTTGGCAAATTCGTTGAATCTAAAGGCGGAAAAATCCGTGAATTCGTTCGCTATGAAGTTGGAGAAGGCATCGAAAAGCGTGAAGACAACTTCGCTGAAGAAGTAATGAACCAAGTTAAGAAGTAA
- the rpsB gene encoding 30S ribosomal protein S2: MSVISMKQLLEAGVHFGHQTRRWNPKMKRYIFTERNGIYIIDLQKTVKKVEEAYNFVKELAGNGGTILFVGTKKQAQDSVKEEAIRSGMYYVNQRWLGGTLTNFETIQKRISRLKDIERMSEDGTFEVLPKKEVVQLKKEQERLEKFLGGIKDMKGLPDALFIIDPRKERIAVAEAHKLNIPIVGIVDTNCDPDEIDVVIPANDDAIRAVKLLTGKMADAILEAKQGEEVTTA, from the coding sequence ATGTCAGTAATTTCAATGAAGCAATTGCTTGAAGCTGGTGTGCATTTCGGACACCAAACACGCCGCTGGAACCCTAAGATGAAGAGATACATCTTCACTGAGCGTAACGGCATCTACATCATCGACCTTCAAAAGACTGTTAAGAAGGTAGAAGAAGCTTACAACTTCGTTAAGGAGCTTGCTGGAAACGGCGGTACAATCCTTTTCGTAGGAACTAAGAAACAAGCTCAAGATTCCGTTAAAGAAGAAGCTATCCGTTCTGGTATGTACTATGTGAACCAGCGCTGGTTGGGCGGAACTTTAACAAACTTTGAAACAATCCAAAAGCGTATTTCGCGTTTAAAGGATATCGAAAGAATGTCTGAAGATGGAACTTTCGAAGTTCTTCCTAAAAAAGAAGTTGTTCAATTGAAGAAAGAGCAAGAGCGCTTAGAAAAGTTCTTAGGCGGAATCAAAGACATGAAGGGCCTTCCAGATGCTCTATTCATCATTGATCCTCGCAAAGAACGCATCGCTGTTGCAGAAGCACACAAATTAAACATCCCTATCGTTGGTATCGTTGATACTAACTGTGACCCGGACGAAATTGATGTTGTAATCCCTGCAAACGATGACGCTATCCGTGCTGTTAAATTATTAACAGGCAAAATGGCAGATGCTATCCTTGAAGCTAAACAAGGTGAAGAAGTTACAACTGCTTAA
- a CDS encoding DUF6115 domain-containing protein, which translates to MTAFLLAISLLLNIVALLAIILLYLRQNKLMDTEKKQEKVLIEMEEVISAYLVQMKEENDDFISKLSKINVKNDTSIKEKIIPVNLDKKNDQVIAKADDKSIPLARASIYQASTAYKQNLRAAEDKLSEKERLSSLKETESVTRSDSSHSIKEENPSSINDQVYILKKQGLSVGDIAKKLGKGKTEVELMLKFRQNQQE; encoded by the coding sequence ATGACAGCTTTTCTATTAGCTATAAGCCTGCTATTAAATATTGTAGCCTTATTAGCCATTATTCTGCTTTACTTGCGTCAGAATAAACTAATGGATACAGAGAAGAAACAGGAAAAAGTGCTTATTGAAATGGAAGAGGTTATATCAGCGTACCTTGTTCAAATGAAAGAAGAAAACGATGATTTTATTAGCAAACTTTCGAAGATTAATGTAAAAAACGATACTTCTATAAAAGAGAAAATCATCCCAGTAAATTTGGACAAAAAAAATGATCAAGTTATAGCTAAAGCAGATGATAAATCAATACCATTAGCCAGAGCGTCCATTTACCAGGCATCTACAGCCTACAAACAAAATTTGAGGGCAGCTGAGGATAAATTGAGTGAAAAAGAAAGATTATCATCCTTAAAGGAGACTGAATCTGTCACACGGTCGGATAGCAGTCACTCAATTAAGGAAGAAAATCCTTCATCAATAAATGATCAAGTATATATCCTGAAAAAGCAGGGATTGAGTGTGGGGGATATTGCCAAAAAATTAGGCAAAGGGAAGACAGAAGTCGAGTTAATGCTTAAATTTCGTCAAAATCAGCAAGAATAG
- a CDS encoding DUF342 domain-containing protein, whose translation MENQFQLLVDAHGLSAWIQPVNIDELDGTVQSEMIHKQLADEKVIFGVSEEAIQRICRDPFSVEYPLQIAKGFPSENGSDAYLLNEISFDRKTGRKRFNFRDVLHIPSVTQGQLLASVIPATPGASGKNIFGKLIPAKDGKTLRVKAGENVFVNGGKYYSLLDGQVSFTQNSISVNPVYEVEGDLDLKTGNINFVGNVVIRGNVPAGYEIKAGGDIIVAGIVEGSFLQADNNVLVTGGISGSHKGSVVSGGSVLAAYLNQANVKAEQDVIIQKSILHSHVQAGGAIRCSGALAIGGKLQSGSDIEIKELGNHLFTKTELFAGMDSNVDNTQKELLNETAKLYESIKKLDSIEGRLTEMAKLTGKLTDEQRIIILKQRATKAHLQNKLSKINEDLAELEKEKEEKMNASILIYGQIYPNTAIHFGKYSKVIRETVKSLKFHFLKGEIRSEPLSRM comes from the coding sequence ATGGAAAACCAATTTCAGCTTTTAGTTGATGCTCACGGTTTATCTGCATGGATACAGCCGGTAAATATTGATGAACTGGATGGAACTGTCCAGTCTGAAATGATCCATAAACAGCTTGCTGACGAAAAGGTCATTTTTGGTGTGAGCGAAGAAGCAATCCAGAGAATCTGCAGAGATCCGTTCTCAGTGGAATATCCCTTGCAAATAGCAAAAGGATTTCCTTCAGAAAACGGCAGTGATGCATATCTATTAAATGAAATCTCTTTTGACCGGAAAACCGGCAGAAAGAGATTTAATTTTAGAGATGTTCTCCATATCCCATCTGTTACACAGGGTCAGCTCCTAGCCTCTGTTATTCCTGCTACCCCCGGTGCTTCCGGAAAGAATATTTTTGGCAAGCTGATACCGGCAAAGGATGGGAAGACTTTAAGAGTCAAGGCAGGGGAAAATGTTTTTGTAAATGGCGGCAAATATTATTCGCTATTAGATGGACAGGTTAGTTTCACTCAGAACAGCATTTCTGTTAATCCAGTGTATGAGGTTGAAGGAGACCTTGACTTGAAGACGGGCAATATTAATTTTGTCGGGAATGTTGTGATTCGCGGAAACGTTCCTGCCGGTTATGAGATTAAAGCCGGAGGTGACATCATAGTTGCCGGTATAGTTGAAGGCTCTTTCCTGCAGGCGGATAATAACGTGCTTGTTACTGGCGGAATTTCAGGCAGTCATAAAGGTTCAGTTGTTTCGGGAGGTTCTGTTCTGGCAGCATACCTGAATCAGGCAAATGTGAAGGCAGAACAGGACGTAATTATCCAAAAGTCAATCCTGCACAGCCATGTTCAAGCTGGCGGAGCCATCAGATGCAGCGGCGCATTGGCTATTGGAGGAAAGCTTCAGTCCGGGTCCGACATTGAAATCAAAGAACTGGGCAATCACTTATTTACTAAGACAGAACTTTTTGCTGGAATGGACTCCAATGTGGATAACACCCAAAAAGAACTATTAAATGAAACAGCCAAACTTTACGAATCAATCAAAAAGCTTGATAGTATCGAAGGCAGACTGACAGAAATGGCAAAGCTGACAGGAAAGCTGACAGATGAACAAAGAATAATTATTCTCAAGCAACGGGCTACAAAAGCTCATTTGCAGAATAAATTGAGCAAAATAAATGAAGATCTGGCTGAATTGGAAAAAGAAAAAGAAGAAAAAATGAATGCTTCAATCCTTATTTACGGGCAGATCTATCCCAACACTGCAATTCACTTTGGAAAGTATTCAAAAGTGATTCGGGAAACTGTCAAATCTTTAAAGTTTCATTTTCTAAAAGGAGAAATAAGAAGTGAGCCGTTATCAAGGATGTGA